In Sphingobacterium sp. lm-10, one DNA window encodes the following:
- the treZ gene encoding malto-oligosyltrehalose trehalohydrolase, producing the protein MNTPKINYLGVRTEADGAHISLWAPSAKTVHCQIEGQDTRITLNQSKYGYWEASTHVLKVGDQYRFVLDGDAYADPASYYQPEGVHGPSEVVDLSFAWTDAKYEVPALKDFIIYELHIGTFTQTHDFQGTIDKLPYLKKLGINAIEVMPIGQFPGERNWGYDGVFPFAVQASYGGPKAFQQLVDAAHAHDIAIVLDVVYNHFGPEGNYAPHYGPYFTEKYGTPWGSAINFDDAHSNGVRDFVLANVRMWFEDFHVDALRIDAAHALKDSSASHILQDIRKETNAWISEQETKHYLIVECDLNDRRYLEPLEKNGYAMDGQWVDEFHHALRVAAGGKPDGYYADFHGIADLAKAFQHAYVYTGQYSEHRQKFFGSDSTGLAGERFVVFSQNHDQTGNRMLGERSSMLFSSDMQRLMALAVIASPYVPMLFMGEEWSASTPFQYFVHHSDEELIEAVRKGRKEEFKSFHTEAEAPDPQAQSTFTDCVLNWTEQDSGSHRQMLAYYEALLAFRKSNSILRQVDRSLLTVQYDEAKSVIVLSYTFEDQLMVGMLNFSTDAQVITLDNAHSFERIWDTSDPAWGGSGPIQDLFSSQLSIPPATGVFFQQL; encoded by the coding sequence GTGAATACACCAAAAATAAACTACTTAGGTGTTCGTACGGAGGCTGATGGTGCCCATATTTCTCTATGGGCACCATCAGCGAAAACAGTACATTGCCAAATTGAAGGTCAGGATACGCGTATAACGCTTAATCAGAGCAAGTATGGTTATTGGGAAGCGAGTACGCATGTATTAAAAGTGGGAGATCAGTACCGTTTTGTACTGGACGGAGACGCCTATGCGGATCCAGCTTCTTACTACCAGCCGGAAGGCGTACATGGCCCGTCAGAAGTGGTAGATCTTTCGTTCGCATGGACGGATGCAAAGTACGAAGTACCAGCCCTGAAAGATTTCATCATTTATGAGTTGCATATCGGCACGTTTACCCAAACACATGATTTTCAAGGGACGATTGACAAATTACCTTATCTTAAAAAGCTAGGCATCAACGCGATTGAGGTCATGCCCATCGGACAATTCCCAGGAGAACGCAACTGGGGATATGATGGCGTATTTCCTTTTGCAGTACAAGCTTCATATGGAGGGCCAAAAGCCTTTCAGCAATTGGTAGATGCAGCACATGCACACGATATTGCCATTGTATTGGATGTAGTATACAACCATTTTGGTCCCGAAGGAAACTATGCGCCGCATTACGGACCGTACTTTACCGAAAAGTATGGTACACCTTGGGGTAGTGCCATCAACTTCGATGATGCGCACAGTAACGGTGTACGCGACTTTGTCTTGGCCAATGTACGGATGTGGTTTGAAGATTTTCATGTGGATGCATTACGTATTGATGCAGCGCATGCTTTAAAAGATTCGAGTGCATCCCATATCTTACAAGACATTCGTAAGGAGACCAATGCTTGGATTTCCGAACAGGAAACAAAGCACTATTTGATCGTAGAATGTGACTTGAATGACAGAAGGTATTTGGAGCCTTTAGAAAAGAATGGCTACGCGATGGACGGGCAATGGGTAGATGAATTTCACCATGCATTGCGTGTAGCTGCCGGTGGCAAGCCAGATGGGTACTACGCCGATTTCCATGGCATTGCCGATTTGGCGAAGGCCTTTCAACATGCCTATGTGTATACCGGTCAATATTCTGAACATCGCCAAAAGTTCTTCGGCAGCGACTCCACCGGATTGGCCGGAGAACGGTTTGTCGTATTTTCGCAAAACCACGATCAGACCGGCAATCGAATGCTCGGCGAACGGAGCAGTATGCTGTTCTCGTCAGATATGCAACGCCTGATGGCTCTTGCTGTAATCGCCTCCCCCTATGTGCCTATGTTATTCATGGGCGAAGAGTGGAGTGCTTCTACCCCATTCCAATATTTCGTACACCACAGCGATGAAGAGCTCATTGAGGCCGTACGTAAGGGGCGCAAAGAGGAATTTAAATCATTTCACACGGAGGCCGAAGCACCTGATCCGCAAGCGCAAAGCACTTTTACAGATTGCGTGTTGAATTGGACTGAGCAAGATTCGGGATCACATCGTCAAATGTTAGCCTATTACGAAGCTTTATTGGCCTTTAGAAAGTCCAACAGCATTCTCCGACAGGTAGATAGATCACTCCTTACCGTTCAATATGATGAAGCTAAATCCGTGATCGTTTTAAGTTACACATTCGAAGATCAACTGATGGTCGGCATGCTCAATTTTTCGACAGATGCGCAAGTTATCACGCTAGATAATGCGCATAGCTTCGAACGTATCTGGGATACTTCTGATCCAGCATGGGGAGGTTCGGGACCAATTCAGGATCTTTTCAGTAGCCAACTTTCCATACCACCCGCTACAGGCGTCTTCTTTCAACAATTATAA
- a CDS encoding alpha/beta hydrolase, translating into MSKLTNSNNGQSVDIHYHDQGSGKPVVLIHGWPLSHTSWQNQITTLVDAGYRVIAYDRRGFGDSTTGNAYDYDSLTSDLHALLEELDLKEVTLVGFSMGGGEVIRYVTNYGTDRIAKLALVASIIPLVKQKEDNPDGVPQEDLDGILANIKEDRIAFLKEFHQQFYNVDKKPDAVPESQLDADLAVSSAADANATIEAAKAWMDTDFRPETEKIALPTLIVHGKEDNTVPIATSAEQAAKLIKGSELKVYDDAPHGLNVTHAEQLNKDLIQFLGS; encoded by the coding sequence ATGTCAAAATTAACAAATAGCAACAACGGACAGAGTGTAGATATTCATTATCATGATCAAGGATCAGGCAAACCTGTTGTATTAATTCATGGTTGGCCATTGAGCCACACTTCTTGGCAAAACCAAATCACTACGTTAGTAGACGCTGGCTATCGCGTTATCGCTTATGATCGTCGTGGTTTTGGAGATTCCACTACTGGAAATGCATACGATTACGATAGCCTAACCAGCGACTTACACGCTTTATTAGAAGAGTTGGATTTAAAAGAGGTGACGCTGGTAGGATTTTCTATGGGCGGTGGAGAAGTGATTCGTTATGTAACTAATTATGGGACGGATAGAATTGCCAAACTGGCATTAGTAGCTTCTATCATTCCGCTTGTAAAGCAAAAAGAGGATAATCCAGATGGTGTGCCGCAAGAAGATTTAGACGGTATCTTAGCAAATATCAAAGAAGATCGCATTGCATTCTTGAAAGAATTTCATCAACAGTTTTACAATGTAGACAAGAAGCCTGATGCGGTACCTGAATCTCAGTTAGATGCAGATCTTGCTGTATCGTCTGCAGCGGATGCGAACGCAACCATCGAAGCGGCAAAAGCTTGGATGGATACCGATTTCCGCCCGGAGACAGAAAAGATTGCTTTACCAACGCTGATTGTGCATGGTAAGGAAGACAATACTGTCCCTATTGCGACATCTGCTGAGCAGGCTGCTAAACTAATAAAAGGTAGCGAATTAAAAGTGTATGACGATGCACCTCATGGTCTTAATGTCACACATGCTGAGCAATTGAATAAAGATTTAATTCAATTCTTAGGATCTTAA
- a CDS encoding SDR family oxidoreductase, whose amino-acid sequence MDTKETQGLENPLTRFPQPPYPKQQQPFPGLASKMEPVPDHGETSYVGSGKLKGRKALITGGDSGIGRAAAIAYAREGADVVINYLPHEEEDAQEVIRYIEEAGQKGFAIAGDITDEAFCIQLVEDSVAKLGGLDILVNNAAKQKSHDSIEDIDSTDFDLTMKTNIYAPYWITKAALKHLKPGAAIIATSSVQAYDPSANLFDYAQTKAANVAYVKALSKQLGPKGIRVNGVSPGPIWTPLQVCGGQPTDAIPEFGKTAPLERAGQPVELAGVYVLLADTKSSYSHGQIVGVAGGYGHP is encoded by the coding sequence ATGGATACTAAAGAAACTCAAGGTTTAGAAAACCCACTAACAAGATTTCCGCAACCACCGTACCCTAAACAGCAACAACCTTTTCCAGGATTGGCTAGTAAAATGGAACCTGTTCCTGATCATGGAGAGACTTCTTATGTTGGATCTGGAAAATTGAAAGGACGCAAGGCATTGATCACTGGTGGAGACTCTGGTATAGGTCGCGCTGCAGCTATCGCGTATGCACGAGAAGGAGCAGATGTTGTTATCAACTACCTACCGCACGAGGAAGAAGATGCTCAGGAAGTTATTCGGTATATTGAGGAGGCAGGACAGAAGGGTTTTGCCATTGCAGGAGATATCACGGATGAAGCATTTTGTATCCAATTAGTAGAAGATTCGGTAGCTAAGTTAGGTGGGTTAGATATTTTGGTAAATAATGCGGCGAAACAAAAAAGTCATGACTCGATAGAAGATATTGATTCGACGGACTTTGATTTGACGATGAAAACGAATATTTATGCACCCTATTGGATTACCAAAGCTGCGCTGAAGCATTTAAAGCCAGGTGCTGCTATCATTGCAACTTCGTCTGTGCAGGCTTATGATCCATCGGCCAATCTTTTTGATTATGCACAAACTAAGGCGGCAAATGTAGCGTACGTGAAAGCCTTGTCTAAACAGTTGGGACCGAAAGGAATTCGTGTAAATGGCGTTTCACCGGGGCCAATTTGGACACCATTACAAGTTTGCGGTGGTCAACCGACGGATGCTATTCCAGAATTTGGTAAAACAGCACCACTGGAACGTGCAGGACAACCGGTTGAATTGGCTGGCGTCTATGTTTTATTAGCAGATACAAAATCAAGCTACTCACACGGGCAGATTGTAGGAGTAGCAGGTGGGTACGGCCATCCATAG
- a CDS encoding response regulator has product MAQKRVFICDDDKGITDMLEMVLELEDVDTITETDSVYAYDKITEFKPDILIVDLWMPVVTGDQLIKKIRANDALKHIFIICISASRDGLQVAKDAGANKFIAKPFDVDDFLTTVENAVISAA; this is encoded by the coding sequence ATGGCTCAAAAAAGAGTATTCATTTGTGATGATGATAAAGGGATAACAGATATGTTGGAAATGGTGTTAGAGTTGGAAGATGTAGATACCATTACCGAAACGGACAGCGTGTACGCATACGATAAGATTACAGAATTTAAACCAGATATTTTGATTGTGGATCTATGGATGCCGGTAGTAACGGGTGATCAGCTTATTAAGAAGATTCGTGCTAATGATGCACTAAAACATATCTTCATAATTTGCATCTCGGCCAGTCGTGATGGTCTACAGGTGGCAAAAGACGCAGGAGCAAATAAGTTTATCGCAAAACCCTTCGACGTAGATGATTTTTTAACTACGGTAGAAAATGCGGTGATCAGCGCAGCATAG
- the treY gene encoding malto-oligosyltrehalose synthase yields MPHPHNTYRIQFHQDFTLSDLDQISEYLHQLGANTIYASPLLAATRGSTHGYDGIDSHRINPEIGSKSELIKLKKKLNQHKMGWLQDIVPNHMAFHPENAWLMNLLEYGEHSPYRSYFDTSLNSDLMHGKMMVPVLGKSLRQACLDEELNIRFEKGKFSVHYFDQSFPIAPSSYAYLLQALLLDFEHKEELSSIVQQLEEKLEDAAPDYAAAHRSLSKLFAASKQRTYLQRHLKQFGLDAEALEALLEQQHYRLCHWQETDKQINYRRFFTVNGLICMNVDRAEVFEDTHRLIKELIDKGIFDGLRIDHIDGLYNPTKYLHDLRNLCGSDTFIVAEKILETGEELPEDWPIQGATGYEFLAWCNNLLTDKNGKERLTDYYQELTGTKEDAHTLQLQKKTAILQNHMGGEINNLYHYLLHLELLPQHASQNSGDLKDAIAAFLIYFPVYRLYDEQFPLSKDSYKVLENVFEQIIQDKFAPKKSVKAFASVFQQAQNTKDEGLREKTRLFFARCMQFAGPVMAKGVEDTLMYTYHRHIGRHEVGDHPENFGLSKKKFHQAMVDRQEKWPSALNGSATHDTKRGEDQRARLQVLSAMPDVWIAAVRSWEKDLHEHYNAPLPHPNDRYFLYQTLFGSYPMPNTPYDDYDTRLNAYLEKYLREGKERSDWAAPDEEYENTLKDFAGYLLDEKQGFFPEFHAFFLKYLDFGISNSLSQLVLKLTCPGTPDVYQGSELWELGFVDPDNRRPVDYALRQKYLKEITASAFTDHIESLWEDRHSGKIKLALLHQLLAIRNDEHKLFRDGTYQPIEVVGKYKRNVLAYARRYQQEWVIVVVPLHLASIGRSAQDDILQFDWEDTHILLPEDQDIKWKHAWSTLTSDKKEVQINALFENLPVAILKGSSTPNERSAGIVLHITSLPSEYGVGDLGKEAYKFVDQLAAAGQRWWQVLPLGPTAKDQFHSPYSTWSAMAGNPLLIDLEQLGISHKQLKQLRKKAKTSKKHRVDFEEALTFKMPLLQGVFEITDVQNCADFQQFCKVESKWLNDYALYVVLREKQGDVAWYSWDAAYRLRDPEAIKSFSDQHQSAILFQKWLQYTFDRQWSTLRSYCHARNISILGDIPIYVSHDSADVWANPSLFALNGDGSLEAVAGVPPDYFNEEGQLWGMPVFNWETHQKSGYKWWLARIARNVELYDTIRLDHFRAFSAYWEVPATADSAKLGTWKKAPGKGLFAKIRQTFGNLPFIAEDLGDIDNEVYELRDSQKMPGMKVLQFAFGEDIVTSPHIPHQYEKNYVVYTGTHDNNTSRGWYEEETDELMRRNIQVYAGHQVNANSINEALIRLAYGSKANIAIVPMQDVLDLDGSKRMNTPATTEGNWTWQMRSGDFDANQIKLLREAVKVFNRG; encoded by the coding sequence ATGCCTCACCCACACAACACATATCGCATTCAATTTCATCAGGATTTCACCTTGTCCGATCTGGATCAAATCAGCGAGTACCTGCATCAATTGGGTGCAAATACCATTTATGCTTCTCCATTGTTGGCAGCTACACGAGGTAGTACACATGGCTATGATGGTATTGACAGCCATCGTATCAATCCCGAAATAGGTTCTAAAAGTGAGCTGATAAAGTTGAAAAAGAAACTCAACCAACACAAAATGGGTTGGTTGCAGGATATCGTACCTAATCACATGGCTTTTCATCCAGAGAACGCCTGGTTGATGAATCTTTTGGAGTACGGAGAACATTCTCCATACCGATCGTATTTCGACACGAGCCTCAATAGTGATTTAATGCATGGAAAAATGATGGTTCCAGTATTAGGTAAATCATTACGTCAAGCCTGTCTGGACGAAGAACTAAATATCCGTTTTGAAAAAGGAAAATTCTCCGTCCATTACTTTGATCAGTCTTTTCCAATTGCACCGTCGAGCTACGCTTACTTACTGCAGGCTTTGCTGTTGGATTTCGAACATAAAGAAGAGCTTTCTTCCATCGTACAGCAGCTAGAAGAAAAATTGGAGGACGCGGCACCAGATTATGCCGCTGCGCACCGCTCATTATCCAAATTATTTGCTGCGTCAAAACAACGTACTTATCTGCAACGCCATTTGAAACAGTTTGGATTAGATGCGGAAGCCCTAGAAGCCTTATTGGAGCAGCAGCACTATCGTCTTTGCCATTGGCAGGAAACAGATAAGCAGATAAACTATCGCCGTTTCTTTACCGTCAATGGTTTGATCTGTATGAATGTGGATCGAGCAGAGGTATTTGAAGACACACATCGTTTGATCAAAGAGCTAATAGATAAAGGCATTTTCGATGGTCTACGCATTGATCACATTGATGGGCTTTACAATCCAACAAAATATTTGCATGATCTTCGTAACCTATGTGGATCAGATACGTTTATAGTGGCCGAAAAAATTCTGGAAACAGGAGAAGAGTTACCTGAAGATTGGCCGATTCAGGGTGCTACTGGCTACGAATTTTTAGCTTGGTGTAATAACCTGCTGACCGATAAAAATGGCAAAGAGCGCCTTACCGACTATTATCAGGAGTTGACGGGGACAAAAGAGGATGCACATACCTTGCAATTGCAAAAAAAGACAGCCATCCTACAAAATCACATGGGTGGTGAAATAAATAATCTATACCACTATCTCCTGCACTTGGAGTTGTTACCTCAGCATGCATCGCAAAACAGCGGTGATTTGAAGGATGCCATTGCAGCATTTTTAATTTATTTCCCGGTATATCGTTTGTATGACGAACAGTTTCCGCTATCCAAAGATTCTTATAAGGTGCTGGAAAATGTTTTTGAGCAGATAATCCAGGATAAATTTGCCCCGAAGAAATCGGTCAAAGCTTTCGCCTCTGTGTTTCAGCAAGCACAAAACACTAAAGATGAAGGCTTACGCGAGAAAACTAGGCTATTTTTTGCACGCTGCATGCAATTTGCTGGACCGGTGATGGCTAAGGGTGTGGAAGATACGTTGATGTACACCTACCACCGGCACATTGGCCGCCATGAAGTAGGCGATCATCCAGAGAATTTTGGCTTGTCGAAAAAGAAATTTCATCAAGCCATGGTAGATCGGCAAGAGAAATGGCCTTCTGCCTTAAATGGAAGTGCCACTCACGATACGAAGCGTGGTGAAGATCAGCGAGCCAGATTGCAAGTGCTTAGCGCCATGCCTGATGTATGGATTGCAGCTGTGAGATCCTGGGAAAAGGATCTACACGAACATTACAATGCTCCGCTACCGCATCCAAATGATCGTTATTTCCTATATCAAACCTTATTTGGCTCCTACCCTATGCCAAATACGCCTTACGATGACTACGATACACGACTGAATGCTTATTTAGAAAAATACTTACGGGAAGGTAAAGAAAGATCGGATTGGGCTGCGCCAGATGAAGAGTATGAGAACACGTTAAAAGATTTTGCTGGTTATTTGCTGGATGAAAAACAAGGCTTCTTCCCAGAATTTCATGCATTCTTTTTAAAATACCTTGATTTTGGAATTAGCAATTCGCTGAGTCAATTAGTACTAAAATTAACCTGCCCGGGTACTCCTGACGTCTACCAAGGTTCGGAGTTGTGGGAATTGGGTTTTGTTGACCCAGACAATCGCAGGCCGGTAGATTACGCGCTCCGGCAGAAATACCTGAAAGAAATCACTGCTTCCGCTTTTACGGATCATATAGAATCGCTTTGGGAGGACAGGCATTCTGGCAAGATAAAACTTGCGCTATTACATCAGCTATTAGCAATACGCAACGATGAACACAAACTATTCCGCGATGGTACCTATCAACCTATCGAAGTAGTAGGTAAATACAAGCGCAATGTATTGGCCTATGCAAGACGTTATCAACAGGAATGGGTAATTGTAGTAGTTCCTTTGCATTTGGCATCTATTGGTCGATCTGCTCAGGATGATATTCTCCAGTTTGACTGGGAAGACACGCATATTTTACTGCCTGAAGATCAGGATATCAAGTGGAAACACGCATGGTCTACGCTCACAAGCGATAAGAAAGAGGTACAAATCAATGCACTTTTCGAAAATTTACCTGTAGCGATTTTAAAAGGAAGCAGTACGCCTAATGAGCGAAGTGCAGGCATTGTGCTGCACATTACTTCACTCCCTTCAGAATACGGCGTTGGCGATTTGGGCAAAGAAGCCTATAAATTTGTAGACCAGCTTGCCGCTGCGGGACAACGATGGTGGCAAGTTCTCCCCCTCGGGCCTACCGCAAAAGATCAGTTTCATTCTCCATATAGCACCTGGAGTGCCATGGCAGGAAACCCCTTGCTGATCGACTTAGAACAGCTGGGAATTTCACATAAGCAGTTGAAGCAATTACGTAAAAAAGCAAAAACGAGCAAGAAACATCGAGTAGATTTTGAAGAAGCTTTAACCTTTAAGATGCCGCTACTACAGGGAGTGTTTGAGATAACAGATGTACAAAACTGTGCGGACTTCCAGCAATTTTGCAAAGTAGAAAGTAAATGGCTAAATGATTATGCACTTTATGTAGTACTGCGGGAAAAACAAGGTGATGTAGCTTGGTACTCCTGGGATGCGGCTTATCGCTTGCGAGATCCAGAAGCCATTAAAAGTTTCTCCGACCAGCACCAATCGGCTATTCTATTTCAGAAATGGTTGCAATATACCTTTGATAGGCAGTGGTCGACATTGCGAAGCTATTGTCATGCGAGAAATATATCCATATTAGGAGATATTCCCATTTATGTTAGCCACGACTCGGCAGATGTGTGGGCCAACCCGTCTTTGTTTGCTTTGAATGGAGATGGAAGCTTGGAAGCTGTGGCTGGCGTGCCGCCAGATTATTTCAACGAGGAAGGACAGCTTTGGGGCATGCCGGTATTCAACTGGGAAACACACCAAAAATCAGGATACAAATGGTGGCTTGCTCGTATCGCCCGTAATGTGGAATTGTATGACACAATTCGGCTGGATCACTTCAGAGCATTTTCTGCCTATTGGGAAGTGCCCGCAACGGCGGATTCAGCTAAGTTAGGCACTTGGAAGAAGGCGCCTGGTAAGGGACTATTTGCCAAGATCCGCCAAACCTTTGGCAATCTTCCTTTTATTGCGGAAGACTTGGGCGATATAGATAACGAGGTATATGAGCTACGTGATAGCCAGAAAATGCCTGGCATGAAAGTGCTACAGTTTGCTTTTGGCGAAGACATTGTTACCTCTCCACATATACCACATCAGTATGAAAAAAATTATGTGGTATATACAGGCACGCATGACAATAATACATCCCGTGGATGGTATGAAGAAGAGACAGATGAACTCATGCGTAGAAATATTCAGGTATATGCTGGACATCAAGTCAATGCCAATTCGATTAATGAAGCCTTAATCCGTTTGGCCTACGGCTCTAAGGCTAATATCGCCATAGTACCCATGCAAGATGTGTTGGATTTAGATGGTAGTAAACGTATGAATACACCCGCTACCACGGAAGGGAATTGGACCTGGCAAATGAGATCAGGAGATTTTGATGCCAACCAGATAAAACTTTTGAGAGAAGCTGTAAAAGTATTTAATCGCGGATAA
- a CDS encoding catalase, which translates to MAIGKDGRNPKKEQMDAHLVNNNMTNMTTNQGLNVHDNNNSLKAGKSGPTLLEDFILREKIFHFDHERIPERIVHARGSGAHGVFQVYESLEKYTKADFLQHPAKETPVFVRFSTVAGSKGSTDMARDARGFAVKFYTDEGIYDLVGNNIPVFFIQDAMNFPDLVHAVKPEADNEIPQAASAHDTFWDFVSLMPESAHMMMWAMSDRGIPKSLRTMEGFGVHTFRLINKQNESHFVKFHWKPVLGMQSVAWNEAQKISGFDSDFHRRDLWDNIEAGNYPEWELGLQIFTQEQADKFSFDVLDPTKIIPEELVPVKLVGKLTLDRNPDNFFAETEQVAFHPGHIVPGIEFSSDPLLQGRLFSYTDTQLSRLGSANFHELPINRSVAPIHNNQRDGHMRHDIAKGKANYFPNSIGGGCPFHAMIQGQGFDSYPEETTETKVRGRSDSFADHFTQATLFYNSQSEPEKAHIVNAFSFELGKINSVDIRKRYLGILTQVDEDLVKQVANNLGLEVPKGLAEETLFYAKQNHADYPITPNKPEVEKSEALSMEYKKVESIKTRKVAILVANGSCEESIEKITLPLEEGGATPVLIGPNVGSITSKQGNVIAIEHSFLTEASVLYDALFIPSGEDAIKILDDEPDVFQFINEMYRHCKPIAFGSGTEEILEQTYIKKQENDWGIVVETADQDLGSFVKAVARHRNWARESFRKVPA; encoded by the coding sequence ATGGCGATCGGTAAAGATGGAAGAAACCCTAAGAAAGAACAAATGGACGCTCATTTGGTCAACAACAACATGACCAATATGACCACCAATCAAGGGTTAAATGTGCACGACAATAACAACTCACTTAAGGCCGGAAAAAGCGGACCAACCTTATTAGAAGACTTTATATTACGGGAGAAGATTTTTCATTTTGACCATGAGCGTATTCCAGAACGAATTGTGCATGCACGCGGTAGTGGAGCGCATGGCGTATTTCAGGTATACGAATCTTTAGAAAAATATACTAAAGCAGACTTTCTACAACACCCTGCTAAGGAAACACCCGTCTTTGTACGATTTTCTACTGTTGCTGGTTCTAAGGGTTCTACCGATATGGCGCGCGACGCACGTGGCTTTGCTGTTAAATTCTATACCGATGAAGGTATTTATGATTTAGTAGGAAATAATATTCCCGTGTTTTTCATACAAGACGCCATGAACTTTCCGGATCTGGTACACGCGGTAAAACCAGAAGCAGACAATGAAATACCGCAAGCGGCATCTGCACATGATACTTTTTGGGATTTTGTATCATTGATGCCAGAATCTGCGCATATGATGATGTGGGCCATGTCCGACCGTGGTATACCCAAAAGCTTGCGTACCATGGAAGGCTTTGGAGTACATACGTTCCGGTTGATCAACAAACAGAATGAATCGCATTTTGTAAAATTCCATTGGAAACCCGTACTAGGAATGCAGAGCGTGGCTTGGAACGAGGCACAAAAAATATCTGGATTTGATTCTGACTTCCATCGTCGTGATCTTTGGGACAATATAGAAGCGGGCAACTACCCCGAATGGGAATTGGGACTGCAGATCTTCACACAAGAACAAGCAGATAAATTCTCTTTTGATGTACTCGATCCGACTAAAATAATTCCCGAAGAACTAGTACCGGTAAAATTGGTAGGCAAGCTCACATTAGACCGGAATCCAGACAACTTCTTTGCAGAAACAGAACAGGTTGCTTTTCATCCAGGACACATTGTGCCAGGTATTGAGTTCTCCAGCGACCCCCTTTTACAAGGCAGATTGTTTTCTTACACAGATACACAACTAAGCCGTCTGGGAAGTGCCAACTTTCACGAGTTGCCAATAAATCGATCGGTAGCACCCATTCACAACAACCAACGTGATGGACATATGCGACATGATATTGCGAAAGGCAAAGCAAATTATTTCCCCAACAGTATTGGGGGTGGATGCCCATTTCATGCTATGATACAGGGACAAGGATTCGACTCCTACCCAGAAGAAACTACGGAAACCAAGGTGCGTGGCAGATCAGACAGTTTTGCAGATCATTTTACGCAGGCCACACTTTTCTACAACAGCCAATCCGAACCTGAGAAAGCGCATATTGTAAATGCATTTAGCTTTGAATTGGGGAAAATCAATTCGGTGGATATCAGAAAGCGTTATTTGGGAATTCTGACTCAAGTAGATGAGGATTTGGTGAAGCAGGTGGCCAATAATTTGGGTTTAGAGGTGCCCAAGGGTTTAGCAGAGGAAACTCTTTTTTATGCCAAACAGAATCATGCAGATTACCCAATCACCCCTAATAAACCTGAAGTGGAAAAATCCGAAGCACTTAGTATGGAATATAAAAAAGTGGAAAGCATTAAAACCCGCAAAGTAGCTATCCTGGTTGCAAATGGTAGCTGCGAAGAATCGATAGAAAAAATCACGCTTCCGTTGGAAGAAGGTGGTGCTACGCCTGTATTGATTGGCCCAAATGTGGGATCGATTACCTCGAAACAAGGTAATGTTATTGCGATTGAGCATAGTTTTCTAACGGAGGCTTCTGTGTTATACGATGCTTTATTCATCCCAAGTGGAGAAGATGCGATTAAAATACTGGACGATGAACCGGATGTCTTTCAATTTATCAATGAAATGTATAGACATTGCAAACCAATAGCTTTTGGTAGTGGAACAGAAGAAATTCTAGAACAAACTTACATTAAGAAGCAGGAAAATGATTGGGGAATTGTCGTAGAAACGGCAGATCAAGACCTGGGATCATTCGTTAAGGCGGTGGCTCGGCACCGTAACTGGGCACGTGAATCTTTCCGCAAAGTGCCTGCATAA